One segment of Salvia splendens isolate huo1 chromosome 20, SspV2, whole genome shotgun sequence DNA contains the following:
- the LOC121781603 gene encoding 2-alkenal reductase (NADP(+)-dependent)-like, with product MEEASNKFVAIKGNIDGGPEESDFEIKSETIWVWLKANEVEVIVKNLYVSVDPYQLNRMKSPSSWPYAGETRSGWSYEVCKPKKGDSVFVSAASGSMGSLVGQYAKLFGCRVVSCAGTQQKVDLLKEKLGFDDAFNYKEENDLKSALKRYFPDGMDIYFDNVGGKMLEAAVANMKQFGRVAVCGVMSEYTGNGKRAALDMLDVVYKRITIQGFLAADYLKCYADFMKTTTDHLRTGKMHSLCDISHGVESVPGAFVGLFSGENIGKKIVQIADQ from the exons ATGGAGGAGGCAAGCAACAAGTTCGTAGCAATAAAGGGCAACATAGATGGGGGTCCAGAGGAATCCGATTTCGAAATCAAGAGTGAAACAATTTGGGTGTGGctaaaggcaaatgaagtaGAGGTGATCGTCAAGAATCTGTATGTATCCGTGGATCCGTACCAGCTCAATCGCATGAAATCCCCGAGCTCCTGGCCAT acgccggcgagacgcgtagtggatggtcttatgAAGTATGCAAGCCGAAGAAGGGAGATAGCGTGTTTGTGTCAGCGGCTTCGGGCTCTATGGGAAGTCTGGTCGGGCAGTATGCGAAGCTATTTGGCTGCCGTGTCGTCAGCTGTGCCGGCACCCAGCAAAAG GTTGACTTACTTAAGGAAAAGCTTGGTTTTGATGATGCTTTCAACTACAAGGAAGAGAACGATCTCAAATCCGCTCTAAAA AGATACTTCCCGGATGGAATGGACATATATTTCGACAATGTGGGCGGGAAGATGttggaggcggcggtggcgaaCATGAAGCAGTTCGGGCGGGTGGCAGTGTGTGGCGTGATGTCCGAATATACCGGCAACGGTAAGAGGGCGGCTCTGGATATGCTGGATGTGGTATACAAGAGGATCACCATTCAAGGATTTCTAGCTGCCGATTACTTGAAATGCTATGCCGATTTCATGAAGACTACCACCGACCACCTCCGCACCGGAAAAATGCACTCACTTTGCGACATCTCGCACGGCGTCGAGAGTGTCCCGGGTGCTTTCGTAGGCTTGTTTTCCGgtgaaaatattggaaaaaagATTGTCCAAATTGCAGATCAATGA
- the LOC121782582 gene encoding protein NRT1/ PTR FAMILY 6.2-like, giving the protein MDEKLGLTVSDAVDYKGCPADRSKTGGWIPAALILGIEIVERLSTMGIAVNLVTYLGGVMHLPSSTSANIVTDFMGTCFLLCLLGGFLADSFLGRYKTIGIFAVVQTLGTGMLAIVTELPQLRPPPCNRHSAECKEANGLQMAVLYLALYLIALGTGGLKSSISGFGTDQFDEKDEKEKAQMAYFFNRFFFFISIGTLTAVTVLVYLQDEVGRSLAYGICSIAMLIAIFVFLSGTRRYRYKKSSGSPMVQIFQVIAAAMSKRKMNLPYDVGMLYEDTPEASRIHHTDQFRLLDKAAIVAEGDLNGSTAGPNPWKLCSVTKVEEVKMMARLLPIWATTIIFWTTYAQMITFSVEQASTMDRSIGSFQIPAGSLTVFFVAAILLTLAVYDRLIMPLWKKWRGKPGFSSLQRIAIGLVLSTIGMGVAAAAEMKRLSVAKSFSRASTALPISVFLLIPQFFLVGAGEAFIYTGQLDFFITQSPKGMKTMSTGLFLTTLSLGFFVSSFLVSVVKKVTSSNGGQGWLADNINYGRLDCFYGLLAILGIVNLVIYLICAAWYKPDKVKPSPQREGVRFEANGEDKC; this is encoded by the exons ATG GATGAGAAATTAGGCTTGACGGTTTCAGATGCGGTGGACTACAAGGGCTGCCCGGCTGACAGGTCCAAAACCGGTGGCTGGATCCCGGCTGCACTTATCCTAG GGATCGAAATCGTTGAGAGGCTTTCGACGATGGGAATAGCAGTGAACCTGGTGACCTACTTGGGGGGAGTGATGCATCTGCCGAGCTCTACCTCTGCCAACATCGTCACCGACTTCATGGGAACTTGTTTCCTCCTCTGCTTGTTGGGTGGATTTCTCGCGGATTCTTTCCTCGGACGCTACAAAACCATCGGAATTTTTGCGGTCGTGCAGACACTG GGAACTGGCATGTTGGCCATAGTGACCGAGCTTCCGCAGCTCCGGCCACCGCCTTGCAACCGGCACAGTGCGGAATGCAAGGAAGCCAACGGGCTACAGATGGCGGTGCTCTACCTAGCATTGTATCTGATTGCACTTGGCACCGGTGGCCTCAAGTCGAGCATCTCGGGTTTCGGAACAGACCAGTTCGACGAGAAAGACGAGAAGGAAAAGGCCCAGATGGCCTACTTCTTCAACcgattcttcttcttcatcagcaTCGGCACTCTCACAGCCGTCACCGTCCTCGTCTACCTCCAAGACGAAGTCGGACGGAGCTTGGCCTACGGGATCTGTTCCATCGCCATGCTCATCGCCATTTTCGTATTCCTTTCTGGAACTAGGCGTTACCGGTACAAGAAGAGCTCCGGTAGCCCCATGGTCCAAATCTTTCAGGTCATCGCCGCCGCCATGAGTAAGCGCAAGATGAACCTTCCTTACGACGTCGGGATGCTCTATGAAGACACTCCGGAAGCTTCTAGAATCCACCACACTGACCAATTCCG ACTCTTGGACAAGGCGGCTATAGTAGCAGAAGGAGATCTGAACGGTTCGACAGCAGGGCCGAATCCGTGGAAGCTGTGCTCGGTGACGAAGGTGGAGGAAGTGAAGATGATGGCGAGATTGCTACCGATATGGGCGACCACCATAATATTCTGGACGACTTACGCGCAGATGATCACGTTTTCAGTGGAGCAGGCGTCGACCATGGACCGCTCCATCGGCAGCTTTCAGATTCCGGCCGGCTCACTCACTGTCTTCTTCGTCGCCGCCATTCTCCTCACCTTGGCCGTCTATGACCGCCTCATCATGCCACTTTGGAAGAAATGGAGAGGCAAACCAG GTTTCAGCAGCCTGCAAAGGATCGCCATCGGGCTAGTGCTATCAACAATCGGAATGGGGGTGGCCGCCGCGGCCGAGATGAAGAGGCTCTCAGTGGCGAAATCATTCAGCCGCGCATCCACGGCTCTCCCCATCAGCGTGTTCCTCCTCATCCCGCAGTTCTTCCTGGTGGGTGCGGGCGAGGCGTTCATCTACACAGGCCAGCTCGACTTCTTCATCACCCAATCCCCCAAAGGCATGAAGACAATGAGCACGGGCCTCTTCCTCACCACCCTCTCCCTCGGCTTCTTCGTCAGCAGCTTCTTGGTGTCCGTCGTCAAGAAGGTCACGAGCAGCAACGGCGGGCAGGGGTGGCTGGCGGACAACATAAACTACGGGCGCCTGGACTGCTTCTACGGGCTGCTGGCGATTCTCGGGATTGTGAACCTTGTGATATATCTGATTTGCGCGGCGTGGTACAAGCCGGATAAGGTTAAGCCTTCGCCGCAAAGGGAGGGGGTGAGGTTTGAGGCCAACGGTGAAGACAAGTGCTAG